The following proteins are encoded in a genomic region of Sorangiineae bacterium MSr12523:
- the erpA gene encoding iron-sulfur cluster insertion protein ErpA yields the protein MITITEKAASKVKEIAAAESLEGQGLRLRVVGGGCAGFSYDLYFEDAIGEMDEQYESNGVKLYVDPLSHQYLEETEIDYVEGVHGSGFKFNNPNVKGTCGCGSSFSA from the coding sequence ATGATCACCATCACTGAGAAAGCCGCTTCCAAGGTCAAAGAGATCGCCGCCGCCGAAAGCCTCGAAGGCCAAGGTTTGCGCTTGCGGGTCGTTGGCGGTGGCTGCGCCGGGTTCAGCTACGACCTGTACTTCGAAGACGCGATCGGTGAGATGGACGAGCAGTACGAGTCCAATGGTGTCAAACTTTACGTCGATCCGCTGAGCCACCAGTACCTGGAGGAGACCGAGATCGATTACGTCGAAGGGGTCCACGGCTCGGGTTTCAAATTCAACAACCCGAACGTCAAGGGCACCTGCGGCTGCGGTTCTAGTTTTTCTGCTTGA
- a CDS encoding RNA polymerase factor sigma-32, producing the protein MKSSLDPNPSISNYIARVQRAPTLSREDEVALALRVRDHGDPKAVRALVEANLRHVVAIALTYRRYGLRLADLISEGNVGLMTALRKFDPDRGTRFVTYAAHWIRAYILDYVIRAWSIVGVGAGPLRSKVFFRLRREKAKISALTSDSDEVTEQLASRFGTTKEKISQLAQRVEARDLSLDTKAHDDTTSSIVDALPSPLPSQEEHFLRYERTHEIESRVREALDELDPRERYIVTVRVMADDPDELSLAEIGRRLGVSRERARQIESRAKMKLRRRLGEELEIKDAPVSETEPGTTTKAA; encoded by the coding sequence ATGAAGAGCTCCCTCGACCCCAACCCCAGCATCTCGAACTACATCGCGCGCGTGCAACGAGCACCGACGTTGTCGCGTGAAGACGAGGTGGCCCTCGCTTTGCGCGTGCGAGACCACGGTGATCCGAAGGCCGTGCGCGCGTTGGTCGAAGCCAACTTGCGACATGTCGTTGCCATTGCGCTGACGTATCGGCGCTACGGACTGCGGCTTGCCGATTTGATTTCCGAAGGAAACGTCGGCCTCATGACCGCACTTCGGAAATTCGATCCCGACCGCGGAACGCGTTTCGTAACGTACGCTGCACATTGGATTCGCGCGTACATCCTCGACTACGTGATTCGCGCCTGGAGCATCGTGGGCGTTGGCGCCGGTCCGTTGCGCTCGAAGGTGTTCTTCCGACTACGGCGTGAGAAGGCGAAGATCTCCGCGCTGACCTCGGACTCGGACGAGGTGACCGAACAGCTCGCGTCACGCTTCGGCACGACCAAGGAGAAAATCTCGCAGCTCGCGCAACGGGTCGAGGCGCGCGATCTTTCGCTCGACACGAAAGCGCATGACGACACGACCTCGTCGATCGTCGATGCGCTTCCCTCCCCGCTTCCCTCGCAAGAGGAACACTTTCTGCGCTACGAGCGGACGCACGAGATCGAGAGCCGCGTGCGCGAAGCCCTCGACGAGCTCGATCCGCGCGAACGTTACATCGTGACCGTGCGGGTGATGGCCGATGATCCGGACGAACTGAGCCTCGCCGAGATTGGGCGGCGCCTCGGGGTCTCACGCGAACGCGCTCGCCAGATCGAATCGCGTGCCAAGATGAAGCTGCGCCGGCGTCTCGGTGAAGAGCTCGAGATCAAAGACGCGCCGGTCAGCGAAACCGAGCCCGGGACCACGACCAAAGCCGCCTGA
- a CDS encoding peptide deformylase, with protein MSIDAPARVLQMGEPGLRRISEPVADIADPAFVADGRRLTATLHAFREAHGFGRAISAPQIGVAQRFIAVHLTGRTSFHGLLINPVITWRSEQTFTMWDDCMSFPSILVRLRRHDSISLSFHDERGEARTWTQLDRSTSELLQHEMDHLDGILAVDHAIDRDAIVMREAFEAMPDHFRGQVDYVIGS; from the coding sequence ATGAGCATCGACGCACCCGCCCGCGTGCTGCAAATGGGCGAGCCCGGGCTACGCCGCATCTCGGAGCCGGTCGCGGACATCGCCGATCCCGCCTTCGTGGCCGATGGCCGCCGCCTCACCGCCACGTTGCACGCCTTTCGCGAGGCGCACGGCTTCGGGCGCGCCATCTCCGCCCCGCAGATTGGCGTCGCGCAGCGCTTCATCGCGGTGCACCTCACGGGAAGGACCTCGTTTCACGGCCTCCTGATCAACCCGGTCATCACGTGGCGCAGCGAGCAGACCTTCACGATGTGGGACGACTGCATGAGTTTTCCCTCCATCCTCGTGCGGCTGCGGCGGCACGACTCCATTTCGCTCTCGTTCCATGACGAGCGCGGTGAAGCTCGAACGTGGACGCAGCTCGATCGCTCGACGTCGGAGCTGCTTCAGCACGAGATGGACCACCTCGACGGCATCCTCGCCGTCGACCACGCCATCGACCGCGATGCCATCGTGATGCGCGAAGCCTTCGAAGCCATGCCCGATCACTTCCGCGGCCAGGTCGACTACGTGATCGGCAGCTGA
- a CDS encoding serine/threonine protein kinase: MSETLQEGELFLDKYRIERLIGKGGMGAVYAAVDTDLARRVAIKVLLAKIANMPQAVTRFINEGRAAARIEGEHVARVFAAGHTPNGLAYMVLEYLDGMDLAGVLRERPRLPIGEAVDIVLETLEAVAEAHRHGIVHRDLKPGNLFLARKSNGQTIVKVLDFGISKATNPLAEAGDHALTSTKATLGSPLYMSPEQLRSAKNVDRRSDIWSIGVILYEMLTGTLPFRGEALGELFAAILEQNPAPIAHYRPDVPQELQQVIYACLQRDPQHRFPEASHLAQALAPFAWRARGSVERVQSFSDATISQPNLPAPAPGMYPTNPQAWTGSNAAASTTGGSTGPSITSPAGLPPKRSMLALVIGIPVVFVVAGSILAIFFLTRTKTPPASPPVVVASGTATATAVANTAAAAIPAPPATEEAVAEKVKEPEAVDAGEKTSHSSKRHRPRGAASASSAPAAADDGTFDPTKATRK, encoded by the coding sequence GTGAGTGAGACTCTGCAGGAAGGGGAACTCTTCCTCGACAAATACCGGATCGAGCGCCTCATCGGAAAAGGGGGGATGGGCGCCGTCTACGCCGCGGTGGATACGGACTTGGCCCGCAGGGTCGCCATCAAGGTGCTCCTTGCGAAGATTGCCAACATGCCGCAGGCGGTCACCCGATTCATCAACGAAGGGCGCGCGGCCGCGCGCATCGAGGGCGAGCACGTAGCCCGCGTTTTTGCGGCGGGCCACACCCCCAACGGACTCGCGTACATGGTGCTCGAGTACCTCGATGGGATGGATCTCGCCGGCGTGCTGCGCGAACGACCCCGCTTGCCCATTGGTGAAGCCGTCGACATCGTGCTGGAGACGTTGGAAGCGGTCGCGGAAGCGCACCGCCACGGCATCGTGCACCGCGATCTCAAGCCGGGGAATTTGTTCCTGGCCCGCAAGAGCAACGGGCAGACCATCGTGAAGGTGCTGGACTTCGGGATATCGAAGGCGACCAATCCGCTGGCCGAAGCCGGAGACCACGCGCTCACGTCGACGAAGGCGACCCTTGGCTCGCCGCTGTACATGTCGCCCGAGCAGCTTCGCAGCGCGAAGAACGTCGACCGACGATCGGACATCTGGTCCATCGGGGTCATTCTGTACGAGATGCTGACGGGCACCCTCCCCTTCCGCGGCGAGGCGCTGGGGGAGCTGTTCGCGGCCATTTTGGAGCAGAATCCGGCGCCGATTGCACACTACCGGCCCGACGTGCCGCAGGAGCTGCAGCAGGTGATCTACGCGTGCCTGCAGCGCGATCCGCAGCATCGTTTCCCCGAGGCGTCGCACCTCGCACAAGCGCTCGCGCCCTTTGCGTGGCGCGCACGTGGGTCGGTCGAGCGGGTGCAGAGTTTCTCCGATGCGACGATCAGCCAACCGAATCTGCCTGCGCCCGCACCGGGGATGTACCCGACGAATCCGCAAGCGTGGACCGGTTCGAACGCGGCCGCGTCGACCACGGGCGGATCCACCGGGCCGTCCATCACGTCGCCCGCAGGGCTTCCGCCGAAGCGCTCGATGCTCGCGTTGGTCATCGGCATCCCGGTGGTGTTCGTCGTCGCGGGAAGCATCCTGGCGATTTTCTTTCTCACGCGCACCAAGACGCCGCCCGCGAGCCCGCCCGTCGTCGTCGCAAGTGGGACGGCTACGGCGACCGCCGTCGCGAACACGGCGGCCGCCGCGATTCCTGCGCCACCCGCGACCGAAGAAGCGGTTGCCGAAAAGGTCAAGGAGCCCGAGGCCGTGGACGCGGGCGAGAAAACGTCGCATTCCTCGAAGCGTCACCGCCCCCGCGGCGCGGCCTCGGCATCGAGCGCGCCCGCAGCAGCGGACGATGGGACATTCGATCCGACGAAGGCGACGCGGAAATAG
- a CDS encoding PEGA domain-containing protein — protein sequence MNPVRSITVAALLLASVAAATPVRAQSSSAPAEALYREGQRLMAAGDVHNACIKFAESQRLEPATGTLINLAGCHEKEGKTASAWAEYVEATATAARSGQRDREKYAKERAEALEKKLRTLVVAAATAPQGTEVKLDGLPFGSGAIGTPLPVDPGEHEVTVSAPRKKTWTQRVNLEPGPGTTRLDVPPFEDMPAEKPAVAAAPQSQETATSNDVDLEAVRTARQKRTIGLVVGGAGVLALGAGVFFGLRAKAFDDKSGREHDSAVRYGAQGDIANTDVQNKAATDDYNSAKTSQTIAIVSGAAGAVALGVGIYLFATSKEPRPSSAARVTPLLSPNTAGASASFSF from the coding sequence ATGAATCCGGTGCGATCCATCACCGTGGCCGCGCTCTTGCTCGCAAGCGTCGCAGCCGCGACACCCGTCCGAGCGCAAAGTTCGAGTGCGCCGGCCGAGGCTCTCTACCGCGAGGGACAGCGCCTGATGGCCGCTGGAGATGTGCATAATGCATGCATCAAATTCGCCGAGAGCCAGCGATTGGAGCCGGCGACCGGCACGCTGATCAACTTGGCCGGGTGCCACGAGAAGGAAGGAAAGACGGCCAGCGCGTGGGCCGAATACGTCGAGGCCACGGCGACCGCCGCGCGCTCGGGGCAGCGCGATCGCGAGAAGTACGCGAAGGAGCGCGCCGAAGCACTGGAGAAGAAGCTGCGAACCTTGGTGGTCGCGGCCGCGACGGCGCCGCAGGGCACCGAGGTGAAGCTCGATGGGCTGCCCTTCGGTAGCGGCGCCATTGGAACGCCGCTGCCCGTCGACCCCGGCGAGCACGAGGTGACGGTATCGGCACCGCGAAAGAAGACGTGGACCCAGCGCGTGAACCTGGAGCCCGGGCCCGGAACGACCCGGCTCGACGTGCCGCCCTTCGAGGACATGCCCGCGGAGAAGCCCGCGGTCGCGGCCGCGCCGCAGTCGCAGGAAACCGCGACGTCGAACGACGTGGACCTCGAGGCGGTGCGTACGGCGCGCCAAAAGAGGACCATCGGCCTCGTGGTGGGTGGAGCCGGCGTGTTGGCGCTGGGTGCGGGCGTCTTCTTCGGGCTGCGCGCGAAGGCCTTCGATGACAAATCGGGCCGCGAGCACGATAGCGCCGTTCGCTATGGTGCACAGGGCGACATCGCCAACACCGACGTGCAGAACAAGGCTGCAACGGACGACTACAACAGCGCCAAAACGAGCCAGACCATCGCCATCGTGTCAGGTGCAGCGGGTGCGGTGGCGCTCGGAGTTGGAATTTATCTTTTTGCGACGTCCAAGGAGCCGCGCCCCTCGTCGGCGGCGCGCGTGACGCCGCTGCTGTCCCCCAACACGGCCGGCGCGAGCGCCAGCTTTTCGTTTTAG
- a CDS encoding glycosyltransferase family 39 protein → MKRPWHAALAASAVALGVRLAVVAWAWRIFPPSADGTYYHKLAVRLAEGHGYTWLWPDGAVTYAAHYPVGYPALMALGYALFGVHPVVAMVQNALLGAAMAWATHVLVEPIVSRGVHPRAPFLAALGVGLHPALVPYTAALMTEGTTTALLTVAAAFASRARGVSAPRRVVPWLLAAGITMGIATLVRPQSLVLAPALGVLALARSFSWRARAAAAGAVLGVTLLCCAPWTLRNCMHMHRCALVSVNAGWNMFIGEETRSGAWEEARFPEECSTVWDEAEKDVCLERVARRRIREAPAAWFAKMPRKLAVTLDYFGAAPWYLRTANASAFSERAKLALGTVETVVSRLLLVFALAALAFRPGPRRNLRRLTGLLGVALALSPVGWLAYLVLALLAAEAALAEPAGAVLFGWTAAVIAATAATHAVFFGAGRYGLVVVPFVTALAALNLRRVSRC, encoded by the coding sequence ATGAAGCGCCCCTGGCATGCGGCGCTGGCCGCATCCGCAGTGGCGCTGGGCGTGCGCCTTGCGGTGGTGGCCTGGGCCTGGCGCATCTTTCCGCCGAGCGCCGATGGCACGTATTACCACAAGCTCGCCGTGCGCCTGGCCGAGGGCCACGGCTATACGTGGCTATGGCCCGACGGCGCCGTGACGTATGCCGCGCATTACCCCGTGGGGTATCCGGCCTTGATGGCGCTTGGGTATGCGCTCTTCGGCGTGCACCCGGTGGTGGCCATGGTGCAGAACGCGTTGCTCGGCGCCGCGATGGCGTGGGCGACCCATGTTCTCGTGGAGCCCATCGTTTCGCGCGGCGTGCACCCGCGTGCGCCGTTTCTGGCGGCCCTTGGCGTGGGGCTTCACCCTGCGTTGGTACCGTACACCGCCGCGTTGATGACCGAGGGCACGACGACGGCGCTGCTCACGGTGGCTGCGGCGTTTGCATCGCGTGCGCGCGGGGTAAGCGCGCCACGCCGTGTCGTTCCATGGCTCCTTGCCGCAGGCATCACCATGGGCATCGCCACCTTGGTACGCCCGCAGTCGCTGGTCCTCGCACCCGCATTGGGCGTGCTCGCGCTCGCACGGTCCTTCTCGTGGCGCGCACGCGCCGCCGCCGCAGGTGCCGTGCTCGGCGTCACGCTTCTCTGCTGCGCGCCGTGGACGTTGCGTAATTGCATGCATATGCATCGATGTGCCTTGGTGAGCGTCAACGCCGGATGGAACATGTTCATCGGGGAGGAGACGCGGAGCGGCGCTTGGGAGGAGGCCCGCTTTCCCGAGGAGTGCAGCACCGTTTGGGACGAGGCCGAAAAAGACGTCTGCCTCGAACGCGTCGCACGCCGCCGCATCCGCGAGGCCCCCGCCGCGTGGTTCGCCAAGATGCCGCGCAAGCTCGCCGTTACCTTGGACTACTTCGGCGCGGCCCCGTGGTACCTCCGCACCGCGAACGCGAGCGCTTTCTCCGAGCGCGCCAAGCTCGCCCTCGGCACCGTCGAAACGGTGGTCTCACGGCTCCTTCTCGTCTTTGCGCTCGCCGCCTTGGCCTTTCGCCCCGGCCCACGCCGCAATCTTCGCCGCCTCACCGGTCTACTCGGCGTCGCCCTGGCCTTGTCGCCCGTCGGATGGCTCGCGTACCTCGTTTTGGCCCTTCTTGCCGCCGAAGCCGCCCTCGCCGAACCAGCCGGCGCGGTCCTCTTCGGATGGACCGCCGCGGTCATCGCCGCCACCGCCGCGACCCACGCCGTCTTCTTCGGCGCGGGCCGTTACGGTCTCGTGGTCGTCCCCTTCGTCACCGCCCTGGCCGCGCTCAACCTCCGTCGGGTTTCGCGATGTTGA
- a CDS encoding Maf family protein — protein sequence MSISPNDPVTRIILGSGSPRRREILEALRIPFIVRIPQVDESVNEGEEPEVYLDRIVRAKLAAIHALLDEGERQRAIVLVADTSVIHRGEILGKPASVEDAEDMVRSLAGDTHEVKTRFLLAFTGEDAGIVPFHAETVTTRVTFRALSEEEVRDYAASGEGLDKAGAYAVQGFGASLVSRIEGSYSNVVGLPACELVVALRRHAQP from the coding sequence GTGTCGATCTCGCCGAATGACCCCGTGACCCGCATCATCCTGGGCAGTGGCTCGCCTCGCCGGCGAGAAATCCTGGAGGCCCTGCGGATTCCATTCATCGTGCGCATCCCCCAGGTGGACGAAAGCGTGAACGAGGGCGAGGAGCCCGAAGTTTACCTGGATCGCATCGTCCGGGCGAAGCTCGCGGCGATCCACGCCTTGCTCGACGAGGGCGAGCGCCAACGCGCCATCGTGCTCGTGGCCGATACCAGCGTCATCCACCGTGGAGAAATCCTGGGCAAGCCGGCCAGCGTGGAAGACGCCGAGGACATGGTGCGCAGCCTCGCCGGCGACACGCACGAGGTGAAAACGCGCTTTCTTCTCGCCTTCACCGGCGAAGACGCGGGCATCGTGCCCTTTCACGCCGAGACGGTGACGACGCGCGTGACGTTCCGCGCCCTCTCCGAGGAGGAAGTGCGCGACTACGCCGCCAGCGGCGAGGGCCTGGACAAGGCGGGCGCGTACGCGGTTCAAGGCTTTGGCGCTTCGTTGGTTTCGCGCATCGAGGGCTCGTACTCCAACGTCGTCGGCCTGCCCGCGTGCGAGCTCGTCGTAGCGTTGCGCCGCCACGCGCAGCCATGA
- a CDS encoding transglutaminase-like domain-containing protein, with amino-acid sequence MKHWLRAGSAALVGSFLAACSAHRAPPQPPAVTAATRAETPPPAPTTGADSGLDLELLRRLDAIWKRAGDAYDNKRYDEGPAALREIFTMDLPPKLRGMKSAAQYQIACFEALAGKKAAALDALRAAADIGYDDIQSLETDDDLTSVRSEARFSAIREAVRTNARRHRVYDVVKFDNADNDFARLHEFENIDAKDFVELRTRYKLESVVAGERTQLGKQLALLAWVHNRWSHSGLVEPTHEDALTILREVEAGKHFRCVEYSVTLAQVFQTMGYPARTLGLTRDGASFGLGKGHAVTEVWNDDLGKWYVADGQNNGTWRLGDVPLSAAEIRDVRRGSAPEKLRFVLGRSSWMEEKPEPKQRAEWEKYFEHLTYNLDNVQPPGNDKHRRRVALLGPREHHELLFQGSTIPERVQASTVAKIYPAMNRVHIDVGASAERPGVLTLHFDAGGPWLAGYRIDDNGRAGETKDATWTWTLRPGKNQLRVSMVNTRGVVGRASALEVDYFPPE; translated from the coding sequence ATGAAGCATTGGCTCCGTGCCGGCTCGGCCGCTCTCGTTGGTAGCTTTCTCGCCGCGTGCTCCGCCCACCGGGCACCTCCACAACCGCCCGCGGTCACCGCGGCAACGCGTGCGGAAACGCCGCCGCCTGCCCCCACGACCGGGGCGGATTCCGGCCTCGATCTCGAGTTGCTGCGGCGGCTCGATGCCATCTGGAAACGCGCGGGCGACGCGTACGACAACAAACGGTACGACGAAGGCCCCGCCGCGCTTCGGGAGATCTTCACCATGGATCTGCCACCGAAGCTCCGTGGCATGAAAAGCGCGGCGCAGTACCAAATTGCCTGCTTCGAGGCGCTCGCCGGAAAGAAGGCCGCGGCCCTCGATGCATTGCGCGCCGCCGCGGACATTGGCTACGACGATATCCAGTCGCTCGAGACCGATGACGACTTGACCAGCGTGCGAAGCGAGGCGCGTTTCTCGGCGATTCGCGAGGCCGTGCGCACCAATGCGCGGCGTCATCGCGTGTACGACGTGGTGAAGTTCGACAACGCGGACAATGACTTCGCGCGGTTGCACGAGTTCGAGAACATCGACGCGAAGGACTTCGTGGAGCTTCGCACGCGCTACAAGCTCGAGAGCGTCGTGGCGGGCGAGCGCACGCAGCTTGGAAAGCAACTCGCGCTGCTCGCGTGGGTGCACAACCGCTGGTCGCACTCCGGCCTCGTGGAGCCCACGCACGAGGACGCACTGACGATCCTCCGCGAGGTCGAGGCGGGAAAGCACTTCCGCTGCGTCGAGTACAGCGTCACCTTGGCGCAGGTGTTTCAAACCATGGGATACCCCGCTCGCACGCTCGGACTGACCCGCGACGGTGCCTCCTTCGGATTGGGTAAAGGCCACGCGGTGACCGAGGTGTGGAACGACGATCTTGGCAAGTGGTACGTGGCCGATGGCCAGAACAACGGCACATGGCGCCTTGGCGACGTTCCCTTGTCCGCCGCGGAAATTCGCGACGTGCGGCGCGGTTCCGCCCCGGAGAAGCTGCGCTTCGTGCTCGGGCGCTCGTCCTGGATGGAAGAGAAGCCCGAGCCCAAACAGCGTGCCGAGTGGGAAAAGTATTTCGAGCATCTGACCTACAACCTCGACAACGTGCAGCCGCCAGGAAACGACAAGCACCGCCGCCGGGTGGCGCTCCTGGGACCCCGTGAGCACCACGAGCTGCTCTTTCAGGGCTCCACGATCCCGGAGCGGGTGCAGGCGTCGACGGTCGCGAAGATTTATCCGGCGATGAACCGCGTGCACATCGACGTGGGGGCCTCCGCCGAGCGCCCGGGCGTTCTCACGTTGCACTTCGACGCGGGCGGACCTTGGTTGGCCGGCTACCGCATCGACGACAACGGACGCGCGGGCGAGACGAAAGACGCCACGTGGACATGGACGCTCCGCCCGGGAAAAAACCAGCTCCGCGTGAGCATGGTGAACACGCGGGGTGTCGTCGGACGCGCCTCCGCGCTGGAGGTCGACTATTTCCCGCCGGAGTAG
- a CDS encoding folate-binding protein YgfZ: MLSPLSSQIDHARRSVLLVRASELEVIVVRGSDRISWLNGLLTCNLAAAAPGQAIYGLAVQQKGRIVCDVTVLVEEDRVLLVVPGSIREELEKSFDHYLVMEDAEFSHAPYAVWHAHGPRARDLVAAARAVGASAAELDPTGLGGAVIAAPAEGEAKVFEALSTALDQVGGLAGDDAGWEALRLEQAVPRFDRDFDGTTYPQEATLERRAVSFDKGCYLGQEVVCMLEMRGRVKRKLASIVLAKDGAAEPPAKGTEVFDAAGTKVGEITSSAPSPTHDAHVAFAMLKASAVAPDAAVKVAGRDARIYSGGK; this comes from the coding sequence ATGCTTAGCCCCCTCTCCTCACAAATCGACCACGCCCGTCGCAGCGTCCTTTTGGTGCGCGCGAGCGAGCTCGAGGTCATCGTGGTTCGCGGCAGCGACCGCATTTCCTGGCTCAACGGTCTTCTTACGTGCAACCTCGCTGCGGCCGCGCCGGGACAGGCCATCTACGGCCTCGCGGTTCAGCAGAAAGGCCGCATCGTCTGCGACGTCACCGTCCTCGTCGAGGAGGACCGCGTTCTACTGGTCGTGCCGGGCTCGATCCGCGAAGAGCTGGAGAAGTCGTTCGATCACTACCTCGTGATGGAAGACGCGGAATTTTCCCACGCACCGTACGCCGTGTGGCACGCCCACGGTCCGCGCGCACGCGATCTCGTGGCTGCCGCTCGGGCGGTGGGGGCGTCGGCGGCGGAGCTCGATCCGACGGGCCTCGGCGGGGCTGTGATCGCCGCGCCCGCGGAAGGCGAGGCGAAGGTATTCGAGGCGCTCTCCACGGCGCTGGATCAGGTGGGCGGCCTCGCGGGCGACGATGCCGGCTGGGAAGCGCTGCGCCTCGAGCAGGCCGTGCCGCGCTTCGACCGGGACTTCGACGGCACGACGTACCCGCAAGAGGCCACGTTGGAGCGGCGCGCTGTCTCCTTCGACAAGGGCTGCTACCTCGGGCAAGAGGTGGTGTGCATGCTCGAGATGCGCGGCCGGGTCAAACGCAAGCTGGCATCCATCGTTCTCGCGAAAGACGGTGCCGCAGAGCCCCCGGCGAAGGGCACCGAGGTATTCGACGCGGCGGGCACCAAGGTGGGCGAGATCACCAGCAGCGCGCCCAGCCCCACGCACGATGCGCACGTGGCCTTCGCCATGCTGAAAGCGTCGGCCGTGGCGCCCGATGCGGCGGTGAAGGTCGCAGGCCGCGACGCGCGCATCTACTCCGGCGGGAAATAG
- a CDS encoding sphingosine kinase: MSGIGVVLNPRSRKNSRDPRAAKRLARTLGDHGILREARSIDELHRIAEDFRRLKIDVLGISGGDGTNHVTITGFINVYGGSALPQLAFLRGGTMNTVANSVGIRRGKPEGLLGRLIRDYAERATRPLVNVERHVMRIGEHYGFLFGTGVVHGFLAEYYRDGEPTPLVAAKTLARGVGSTLVRGEMIRRMAQPFRGSVLFADGSRWEKRDFLAVAAGTIDQIGLGFRPFYRFDERPQSFHMLGITASPMGFVRELPRIWRAEPMRAGKTLEETSHRAIIESADGTMRYMIDGDLHEMRGELEMTVGPRVKIVVGS; the protein is encoded by the coding sequence ATGTCCGGAATCGGTGTCGTTCTCAACCCGCGCAGTCGGAAGAATTCGCGGGATCCCCGCGCCGCGAAAAGGCTTGCGCGCACGTTGGGCGACCACGGCATTTTGCGCGAGGCGCGGTCCATCGACGAGCTTCACCGCATCGCGGAAGACTTCCGCCGGCTGAAAATTGACGTTCTCGGCATCAGCGGCGGCGACGGAACGAACCACGTCACCATCACCGGTTTCATCAACGTGTACGGCGGAAGCGCGCTTCCCCAGCTCGCTTTCCTGCGCGGCGGCACGATGAACACGGTGGCGAACTCGGTGGGCATCCGCCGCGGCAAGCCGGAAGGGCTTTTGGGCCGCCTCATTCGCGACTACGCCGAGCGCGCCACCCGCCCGCTGGTCAACGTCGAGCGCCATGTCATGCGCATCGGCGAGCACTACGGATTCCTCTTCGGCACCGGCGTGGTGCACGGCTTCTTGGCCGAGTATTACCGCGATGGCGAACCCACCCCGCTGGTCGCCGCGAAGACGTTGGCGCGCGGCGTGGGGAGCACGTTGGTGCGCGGCGAGATGATCCGGCGCATGGCCCAGCCCTTCCGTGGCTCGGTGCTTTTTGCCGATGGCTCGCGATGGGAGAAGCGCGATTTTCTGGCCGTCGCCGCCGGCACCATCGACCAGATCGGCCTGGGCTTCCGGCCGTTCTACCGCTTCGACGAGCGTCCGCAGTCGTTCCACATGCTCGGCATCACGGCCTCGCCCATGGGCTTCGTGCGGGAGCTTCCCCGCATCTGGCGCGCGGAACCGATGCGCGCGGGCAAGACGCTGGAAGAGACGTCGCACCGCGCGATCATCGAAAGCGCCGACGGAACCATGCGCTACATGATCGACGGCGATCTGCATGAGATGCGCGGCGAGCTCGAAATGACGGTGGGTCCGCGCGTGAAGATCGTCGTCGGTTCGTGA
- a CDS encoding ABC transporter permease has translation MMSRVVAITMNAFREAVRARVLHALLALALATCAYAVLVAALSIHEELRVVADLGAASISLSAAVVAIVLGSTTLHREIEYKTIFPLLTRALRRHEYLVGKYLGTLLTIAVFVAIQAAVVLAVLALEAGGNLALAGREIRLVLASSVLTLCESAIVVGLTTVFASFSSPALTAVYSGGVFLVGRHADALAHLPSRYFPEAGRAVGRTLSFVFPNLNLYAPPRALLLGEVAGTPLWPFVAGAAQNALLYAVLLVTMGVLLFQRRDFP, from the coding sequence ATGATGTCCCGCGTCGTGGCGATCACCATGAACGCCTTCCGCGAGGCGGTGCGCGCGCGCGTGCTGCATGCGCTGCTCGCCCTCGCGCTGGCGACGTGCGCTTACGCCGTGCTCGTGGCGGCGCTGTCGATTCACGAGGAGCTTCGCGTGGTGGCGGACCTCGGCGCCGCGTCCATTTCGCTCTCCGCGGCGGTCGTGGCCATCGTCCTCGGGTCGACCACGTTGCACCGTGAAATCGAGTACAAGACGATTTTCCCCTTGTTGACCCGCGCGCTGCGCCGGCACGAGTACTTGGTGGGCAAGTACCTGGGGACCTTGCTGACCATCGCCGTGTTCGTGGCCATTCAGGCCGCGGTGGTGCTCGCGGTGCTGGCGCTCGAGGCGGGTGGGAACCTCGCGCTCGCCGGCCGGGAGATTCGGCTCGTGCTCGCATCGAGTGTGCTCACGCTCTGCGAGTCGGCCATCGTCGTCGGGCTCACCACGGTCTTCGCATCGTTCTCGTCGCCGGCGCTGACGGCGGTGTACAGCGGCGGGGTGTTCCTCGTGGGGCGGCATGCCGACGCCCTGGCGCACCTTCCGTCGCGGTATTTCCCGGAGGCGGGGCGCGCGGTGGGGCGGACGCTGTCGTTCGTCTTTCCCAACTTGAACCTCTACGCTCCGCCGCGGGCACTGCTCCTGGGCGAGGTCGCGGGCACGCCGCTTTGGCCTTTCGTTGCGGGGGCCGCGCAAAATGCGCTCTTATACGCGGTGTTGCTCGTCACCATGGGGGTTCTCTTGTTCCAGCGGCGCGATTTTCCGTGA